A segment of the Luteolibacter sp. Y139 genome:
CCCCGACAAGATCAACGGCACCGCCATCTTCGGCATCGATGTCCATTTCGAGGGCCTGCTCACCGCCGTCGTCGCCCGCCCACCCGGCTTCGGTGCCTCGGTGAAATCCTTCGACGCCACCGCCGCCAAAAAGATCCCCGGCGTCCGCGAGGTCGTGCAAGTCCCCAGCGGCATCGCCGTCGTGGCCGATCACTTCTGGGCCGCCAAGCTCGGCCGCGATGCGCTCAAGGTGGAGTGGAACCCCGGCCCACCACTCGATAGCGCCACCATCCTCGAGGAGTTCCGCAAGCTCGCCGCCACCGAAGGCGCCGTCGCCGCCCAGGCCGGTGACCTGCCCGCTGCGAAAGGCACCAGGACCATCGATGCCGAGTTCTTCGTCCCCTACCTCGCCCACGCGACCATGGAGCCGCTCAATGCGACGGCCCGCATCACCGGCGACAAGGTGGAAATCTGGGCCGGCACCCAGTTCCAAACCATGGATCAACAGCTCGCCGCCAAGGCCGCGGGCGTGGAGCCATCGCAGGTCGAAGTCCACACCACCTTCCTCGGCGGCGGCTTCGGCCGTCGCGCCAATCCGACGTGCGACTTCGTCACCGATGCCGTCCACGTCGCCAAGGCCGTGAAGCAACCGGTCAAGGTCATGTGGACCCGCGAGGACGACATCCGCGGCGGCTACTACCGTCCGGCCTTCCTCCATCGCGCCTCGATCACGCTCGATGAAAGCGGCATGCCCGTCGGCTGGAAGCACACCATCGTCGGCCAATCCATCCTCGCTGGAGGCCCCTTCGAAGCGGCGATGGTGAAGAACGGCATCGATGCCACCTCGGTCGAAGGCGTCTCGGATTCGCCCTACCTCAAGTCCGTCCCGAATCACCGCGTCGATCTCCATTCGCCGAAGTATCCCATCACCGTCCTCTGGTGGCGTTCGGTCGGCCACAGCCACACCGGCTTCGTCATGGAAAGCCTCATCGACGAGCTCGCCCAAGCCGCCGGCAAGGATCCCGTCGAGTATCGCCGCGCCTTGCTAAAGGACCACCCACGCCACCTCGCCGCGCTCAATCTCGCCGCCGAAAAATCCGGTTGGGGCAAGCCCCTCCCCGAAGGCCACTTCCACGGCATCGCCGTCCACGAAAGCTTCGGCAGTACCGTCGCCGAAGTCGCCGAGGTCTCCGTCTCCAAGGACGGCATCCCCAAGGTCCACAAGGTCACCTGCGCCATCGACTGCGGCCTCGCCGTGAATCCCGATGGCGTGAAAGCCCAGATGGAATCCGGCATCATCTTCGGCCTCGGCGCGGTCCTTCACAGTGAGATCACCCTGGAGAAAGGCACCGTCAAACAACGCAACTTCCACGACTACCAGGTCGCCCGCATGCACGAGGGCCCCCTCATCGAAACCCACATCGTCCCCAGCACCGAAAAAATGGGCGGTGCCGGCGAATGCGGCGTCCCGCCCCTCGCCGCCGCCGTCTGCAACGCCATCGCCGCCGCCACCGGCAAGCGCGTCCGCGAATTACCCGTCCGCCAACTTGCTTAACACCACGGTCCCATGAATGCGAAATCCACCATTTCACTCCTCGGCGCGACCGCCGTGATTCTCGGCAGCTACACCTTCCACGCCTTCGGCCAGGACGAGGTCAAACCGAAGACCAAAGACCCCGCCGTCTCCAAAGCCGCCTTCCGCGAAGTCTACAAGGTCCTCATGCACCCGCGCTGCATGAACTGCCACCCCGCCGGCAAAGCCCCGCTCCAAGGCGACGACAGCCACCCGCACGCCATGAACGTCACCGCCGGGCCCGAAGGCAAAGGCATCTACGCTCTCAAATGCGCCAACTGCCACCAGCAAGCCAACCTCCCCGGCAACAACATGCCCCCCGGCAATCCCAACTGGCACCTCCCCCCGCGCAACATGCCCATGGTCTTCGAAGGCAAGTCCCCCACCGAGCTCGCCACCCAACTCAAGGACCCCAAGAAGAACGGCGGCAAAGACCTCGAGCAACTCTTCCACCACGTCAACGAGGACAAGCTCGTCCTCTGGGGCTGGAACCCCGGCGACGGCCGCACCCTTCCCCCTCTCACCCACGAGGAATTCACCAAGCAATTCCGCCTCTGGCTCGACCACGGCGCCGAGGTTCCGGATGCATGACATTGCCTCGATCATCACCGGTTGTTAGGGTGGCGTTGAACTCATGGAGTCCACCCTTCCCGCGCAAATCGAAAGCGATCGCCTGATCATCCGCGTCGCGCGACCGGGTGACGGCGCGGTGTTCCACGAGGCAATCACCGAGTCGTTGGCGCAACTCGCCCCATGGCTCGGCTGGGTAACACCGCCACCCACGCCCGAAGACTCGGAAAACTCCTGCCGCCGCGCTCACGAGAGATTCCTGCGCAACGAAGACCTGATGGCTTTCTTCTTCCTCAAGGACGGCCGCACACTCGTCGGAGGCAGCGGACTCCACGATGCGAATTGGGATCTCCGCCACTTCGAAGTTGGTTACTGGGGACGCAGTAGTTTCTCCGGAAAGGGACTGATCACGGAAGGTGTCCGTGCCTTGGCCGATCATGCCCTGCATCTATTGGGAGCAACCCGGGTCTTCCTCACCACTGACACTCTCAATGTCCAAAGCTGGAAACTCGCGGAGCGAGCTGGCTTCGAACTCGAAGGCATCCTCCGCAACGACCGGCGCAATCTCTCCGGCGGCTTGCGGGACACACGGGTCTATTCAAGGATTCGCCGCCCGTGAGCACCACTCCTCCGCACGACCTGAATCCACTCGGCCAGCCCGTCGGCTTTCCCGTCACCGGCTGGACCCCGCCACCGCCTCCTTCATCCGATCCGATGGAAGGCCGCTTCTGCCGCTTGGAGAAGCTGGATGCAAACCGTCACGCAGCATCACTCTACGCCGCCAACTCACACGATTCAGAAGGGCGGATGTGGACCTACCTCGGCTACGGCCCCTTCGAATCGGAAGACTCCTACCGCACCTGGGTCGATGAAGTGAGCCAGAAGAGCGATCCCCTCTTCTTCGCCATCGTCGACCGGCAAAGCGGCCAAGCCATCGGCGTCGCCAGCTACCTCCGGATCGACCCTCGCGCCGGCTCCATCGAAGTCGGTCACATCGCCTACTCGCCTCTGCTTCAAGGCACCACCATCGCAACCGAAGCGATGTTCCTCATGATGCAACGTGCCTTCGACCTCGGCTATCGTCGCTACGAATGGAAGTGCGACACCCTCAATGCCCCCTCACGCGCAGCAGCCCTGCGCCTCGGCTTCACCTTCGAAGGCATCTTCCGCCAAGCCATCATCGTCAAAGGCCGCAACCGCGACACCGCCTGGTTCTCCATCACCGACCAGGAATGGCCATCACACCGCGAAGCCTTCCACCGCTGGCTCGATCCCGCCAATTTCGACGAGCGAGGAAAGCAGTTCACAAAGCTCTCCGCCAGCGCTTCGACTTGAATGCGAGTCTTCACGGCGCAGGGAGATAGCGCACTTCTTCGACCCAATAGAAGCGCCGCCGCGCATCACTTCCCACATCGTCAAAACTAAATCGCAGAGGCGTCCCATCTCCCGCCTTGGACTCCACCACAAACGACTGCTTGAGATCGTCGCTTCGATGGAAGTGGTAGAAACAATTGGGCCGTCCCGAAACGCCGAACGACCCTCGTGCGCCGGGTCCCGACTCGAAGGTATTTTCCAACGTTTTCTGAGAGGCGGGAACAAGTGAGGAGAAATCTCCAATATAGATGCCCGAGCGACCACCTTGGAATGTTGCGTGAAAGGCAAACCGGTCACCATCCAAGGCATTGCGATCAATCATCACATCCGACAACACGCCGTCTTCCAGCTCGTTCCCAACGCTGAGCAAGCGCCGGAGCACTCCATCCCGATAAAGAATGATCGATCGCTTGCCATCTATCCCGCCCAGCAGCAGAAACGAGTTCCCATCGAGGCTATGGCGGTCGGCCTCAGTATCGGAAAACGCGTTCAAAAGCCCTCCATCAGGGAGAGTGTAACCTTGACGCGCGACGACAAACCAGCGCCCTCCTGACCACCCATAGATACCGGAATAGAAGTTACCAGCGTGATAATGCCACGCCTGAACCAGAAGCCGACGCCCATCGCCGTGAATGGCATCTACTCCTAAAATCGCCCCAGTGGGAAAAAGCGTATTGTACCCGGCCTCCAAGCTTTGAACCACGCCGAGATGTTGGCGGCGAAAGCGCGGCGGGTTGCTGCCATAGTGAAACGCAAATCCTTCCGCGTACACCGACCAATCGTAGGTAATCGGAACATTCTGCGGGCTCAAGCCTCCCGTCGCGTTGAGAAGCTTGAGCCCGTTGCTATCACAAGCAATCAACCACCCCCGGCCTCCCGAGTCAGCGAGAAGACGTGCCACCCGGCCGTCGTCGGTCAATCTAGCTTCGTTCCCGCTTGGCCACTCCAGGTTCTGGCCAGCCAGCGCATCGACGCCCGCATCAGAAATGAGAAGACTCAGGGTCCCTTGGGAGTATTGAATGACACCCGGAGACGAGGCTTGGGCGCCCGATATTTCAGTCTCCCACCATACGTTGCCATTTCGGATTAGCGGATGGGACATGCTGGTCACTGACATCGACACCTTTCCCTGTCCGTTCGGCAATTCAGTTTCGCCGCTGGTGGCGATCCGGCGCAGCGTCCCGCCAAGTTCTGCATTCAAAGAAAAGCGTTTGTACGCGCGCTCAAAAGAGAGAAAGGCCACGTCGGTTCCCGACAACGCAGGATTGAAGAATCCGCCGATCACATCAATCTGCCCAGGCAGCACCCCGTTAGAATCGATTACCTTGCGAAAGGTAATTCCCGCCGGCGGAGGAGCAGCCGCTGCAGCAGCCAACGTAACGCCCCATACTGTTAGGAGAAAGCGCAGGTCAGAACGTGAATCCAATCTCATAAGTACAATCCTCGCACTTGCAAAACATCTCACTGCCACTCCCTCAATACCTCCAAGAACACCGGCAAATAGCGCTGCGCCTTCGACTCGCCGATCCCGGGAACCGCCATCCCCTCCTGCGTGGTCTTAGGCCGGTAGCGGCACAGCGCTTCCAGCGTCTTGTTGCTGAAGATGACATACGGCGGCACGCTCTCGCGCTTGGCGATCCCCGCGCGCAGATCGCGGAGTGCCGCAAAGAGTTTCCCGTCAAAGCCCTGATCTGACAGCGACTCGACATGACCCGAGGAAGCCGACGGTGGCGGCCAGGCGAGGCGATACTTCGCCGCGCCACGCATCACTTTCTCTCCAAGCTCGGTAAGCGTGAGCAGCGGGTATTCGCCGCTATCCACCCGCACCAATCCCACATCGCCCATCGCCCGGAACAGCGCATTGAGATAGCCCGTGCCCTGCGTCTTCAGCATCCCGTAGGTGCTCAGCTGATCGAGACCTCCCGAAAGAATCTCCTGCGAGCGACTGCCGCACAGCATCTGCACGATCTTGCCGCGCCCGAACTTCCCTTCCCAGCCATGCGCTGACTTCCGCGACATGCGGGCGACGCCGCTGAGGGCCTTCCTGACGATCAGTTCCTCCTCGGCATCGGGAGCACGCCGTTCGTGGCTTTCCTCGCTGCGGCAGATGTCGCAGGTCCCACAAGGCTCGGCATCCTCCTCGCCGAAGTAGGCGAGGATCCACTGCTGGCGGCAGACGCGCGAATAGCAGAGCTCCACCATCGACTTCAGCTTGTCCCGGTCACGCCGATCCTTCTCCTCCAGCGCCTCTTCATCGATCTCCAGCGCCCGCGCGAACACATCCGGCTTCTTCAGCCGCGTCCCGCGCATCCGTTTCCCGGGCACATCGAAGCGCTCGATGTAACCCGCACGGGCAAGCGTAGCGAGCACGCTGCTAACCGACATCGAATTCCCAACCCCGGCACCTTCAGCGATGTCCTCGATGCTACGATGAATCTCGTACTCCTTGTCAGCGCTGTTGAGCAGATACTGATAGACCTCCCGGATCGTCTGCGCGCTGGGATTCGCGCCATCGATGAAAAACTCCTGCGTCCGCGTGTCGGCGTAGTTGAAAAGCAGCTCGCAGGAAGCCGCCTCGCCATCACGACCCGCACGCCCCGCTTCCTGATAGTAGGCCTCCACGCTGCCGGGCACCTCGAAGTGAATCACGAAGCGCACATCGGAACGGTCGATGCCCATGCCGAAGGCATTCGTCGCCACCGCCACATCCGCCTTCTTCGCGAGGAAGATGTTCTGCGCGTCGCTCCGCTCGGCATCACTCATGCCACCATGGTAGGCCACCGACTTGAGCCGCCACGAAGCCAGCACCTCGGCCACCTCCTCCACTTTCTTTCGCGTCGCGCAATAGATGATGCCCGTCTTGTGCGCACCGATGATATCGCGGATGCGGTCGTACTTCTGCTGCTTCTTCTCAACCGCCGTGATCGCCAGCGAAAGGTTCGGCCGCGAGAAACCACTGACCACCTCGAAGGGCTCGCGCAGCTTCAGCACCTCCAGAATATCGGCTCTAACAACCGGCGTCGCAGTCGCCGTCAGCGCCACGCACTGCGGCCGCCCGATCTTGTCGAGCGCCTTGCCCAGCCGCATGTAGTCCGGCCGGAAATCATGTCCCCACTGGCTGAGGCAGTGCGCCTCATCCACCGCGAATAGCGAAACCTCCACGCCCTTCAACGCGCTCAGGAAAGACTCTGCGCGGAACCTCTCCGGCGCCACATAGACCAGCTTCCACTTCCCCGTCCTCATCCCGTCCAGACGCTCCTTCTGTTCCTCCCACGGCACCGTGGAATTGATCAGCGTCGCCGGGATGTCCTTTGCCACCAAGGCATCCACCTGATCCTTCATCAGCGCGATCAACGGCGAAACCACCAGCGTCACCCCTTCGAAGCACAGCGCCGGCAACTGGTAGCATAGCGACTTCCCCCCACCCGTCGGCATCACCACCAGGCCATCCCGCCCCGAGGTGATCTGCTCGATCACCCGGTCCTGCCCATCGAGAAAGCCCCCATGCCCGAAATGCTTCTTCAGCGCCTCAAGCGGTGTCTGGACGAGAACTTTAGCGGGCACAGCAGGCACGGAATGTGTTCAGATGAACGGAATCCACACCACGGGTCAAGCAGGGGTTCCCTCAAAAACCCTCAAGAGCCCAACCACGCGGAAATCAACTCGAACAGCCAGGACACCCCAAACGCAACCGCCACGATCAAGAGCAGCCCGAACTCCGGAAACGCTGCCGGCGTGAGCCCGTAGCGAATCGGCTCTCGATGAGCGTGGCTCCATTTCATGGCAACACCCACCATGCCCCAAAACCCGGCATCCCGCAAGTCGCCGCTATCCGATCAAATCCCCGATCGACCCGAAGTCCGGGGTAAAGAGCCGCTTGTACATCCGCGCCGCATACCCATCCGTCATCCCCGCCAGGAAGTCACAAACCAGCCGCGCCTTCTTCTCTTCACCATCCGCCTGCTCGATCTCGCTCGCCGCATCTTCGGGAAGCAGTTGGAAGCTCTGCCCATCGATATTGTCGCTGGTGACATAGCGCTTGATCAGCACATCCCACAGCCCATGCAGCAGATGATTCCCCTTGTGCTCCAGTTGCTTGAGCTGCGGCGACAGGAACACCACCTCGAAGGCCAGCTTCTTGAAGAGCTTCGACTCCGCCTTCACCTCGGGATCAACGACCAGACGGAAGCGATAACGATTGCTCGCCGCGCTCAGGAAATTCGCATCGGTGGTCAGCGTGGCAGCGCGGATATATTTGCCGATGCGCTTGCCCACGAAGGGATCCACCTTGCGCTTGCGGATCGATGCAATGAGCTCCCCCAACGGACTACCCTCGCCCACCGATTCGCCATGCTTCTCCGCCCACGCCTCGATGCGCTCGATCCGCAGGAAGCCCGCACGCACGCTGTCCGCCAGATCATTCAGCGAATAGGCGGTATCGTCCGCCCAATCCATCACCTGGCACTCGATCGACTTGAAGGAGTCGCGCGCCTTGCCCGGCGGCAACTCCGCAGGGAAGTCATTCCCCGCCATCGCCCAGTCCAGCCACGCATGCTGGAAATCGTAGAGGAAATGGTGCTCGGGCAGCTTGTCGCCCGACTTCAGCTCGCTCCACAGCGACTTGTATTTCAGCACCGCATCCAGAAAGGCGCGGCTCGGGTCCATCCCCGTGCGCCTCGCGGAAAAGATCCGCTCCGTGAGCATCCTCAGCGTCTGCGCATTCCCCTCGAAGCCCCCATAGGGAGCCATCAGGTGATTGAGCGTCCTTTCACCGGCGTGACCGAAGGGAGGATGCCCGAGGTCATGGGAAAGGCAGGCCGCCTCGACCAGATCCGGATCGATGAAAAAGTCCTCCGAAAGCAGCTCGCCCCGCGACTGCAGCCAGTGGCAAATCGAGCGTCCGATCTGCGCGACTTCCAGCGAATGCGTCAGCCGGGTCCGGTAGAAATCATACTCACCGCTCCAGAAAACCTGCGTCTTGTTCTGCAAGCGCCGGAAGGCAGGCGTGTGCAGCACCCGGTCGCGATCGATCTGGAATGGCGTGCGGAAATCCGCGGCGTCCGTTTTCCCGGAGAAACGCTCGGTATCGAAGGCGCCGTAGAAGCGGTTGGGCATCACGGCTTTGCTAATGGCGCCCGCGAGCCTTGGCGAGCCTTTCAATCCCGCTCGATTACCGCCTTGGCCCGCAGCTCGGCGGCCAGGTCCTTCAGCACCTGCAACCGGCGCGCGCGCTCGACCTCCTCCCGGATGCCCTCCGCCACTTCCTCGAAAGGCTGCACCGAAGCCACGCGTGCCTCAGTCACCTTCACCAGATGATACGCCTGCTCGTAGTGAAAGACCGGGCTGATCTCACCCTCCCGCAGCGAGAACAGCATCGCCTCGAAGGGATTCAGCAACCGCTGCTGGTCGATCCACCCAAGATCAATCTCGCCACCTTTCTTCTGCGTGTTGCCCACGGCCAGCTCGGCGAAATCCTCGCCCTCCAGCGCCCGGCGGCGGAAATCCAGCATCGCGGCGTAGTCGTCCCAAGGGTCCGCCCCCTCTGGAAAACGGACGAGGTGCAGCACCTTCGCCGCCGCAGGCGTCCGGAAGCGGACAAGGTTTTCACCATACCAAGTACGAAGGTCATCGTAGGTGAGCTCCGGCAGCTCCTTCCACAAGCTGTCGGTAAAGCGCTGCATGCGCAGATTCGAAATCGTCTCCGCCCGCAGTGACTCGCGCTGGGCATCCAGCAAATCCCACGACGCCCCATGGCGACGCCATTCACGCAGCGTATCCTCGAAGGCCGCCCGCGCCTCATCCGCAGACGGCTCCGGCACCCGGCGCTCCGCCTCTTGCGCGAGCAAGATCCCATCGATCACTTCCTCTTCGGCCCGCTCGCGGAACTCGTCATCCCGCTCGCAGCACGAAACCTCGCTCGCCAATTCCGCCTCAGCCTTGAGACGGATGAAAGTGTCCTCGATCAGCGCGGGATCGACCGGCTCGCCATTGACGCGTGGCATGGGGTCAACGGTCCTTGCTGAGCGGCGGCGGGGTGAAGCTCTCCATCATCGCCGAGCGAGCGTCCAGCGTGGCGCGGTATTGACTCAGCTGGCCGGGAGTGAGGATGGATTTCAGTGAGGAAATCCGGGCTTCCGCAGTCGTCCGTTGTGCCTCCACCAGACGGCGCTGGATCGCTTGCGGATCCTTCATGATCGCGGGGTCGTCCATCACGTCGCCGAGGTCTTCGAGCACCGATCCCTGGCTGCCACCCAGCAGTCCGAAGCCCTCGTTCATCAGCCCCCACCCTTCGGGCCGCTTGGCTGCCGAGGTCTCGCTCAGCTTGCGCATCACCTCCAGCGCCTGGTCGCGCTGCTCTTCGGAAAGATCCACCTGCCCGATCAGGTCGGCCACATCGCGCTGGGCCTTGGCCTCGATGTCGTTGTCCTTCTCGCGTTGCTTGAAATTCTCCAGGGCAGTCACCTGCTCGGGATCCAGCACCTTCTTCATGTCTTCCATGAAGTTCTTCTCGGAAATACTGGCCTGCCGGATCGCCGCGGCCGGATCATTGTTGCTGCCCGCCAGCTCACGGAAGCCATCACGCCGGTTCGCTAAGAGCACCCGCAGGGTCTCCTTCTGATCGACACTCAGGCCGAGCGCTTCGGACAGCCGCGATAGCCGCGCCGTCTCCGCCCGTTCCGCGGCATTGCCGAAGGTGTCCTCGAATCGTTGCTGGGCCGAGGGAACGTCCACCTCCACCGTCGCCTTGCTCCCCCCGCGTTTCGGGAGCACCAGGCCGCGATCCTTGTATTTCCCGTCAGCAGCGGCGCCACCGTCACTCTCCCCACCTTTGCCGGAGAACTTTCCGCCGCCTCCCGCGGCGGTCGATCCGCTCGCAAGAGCTGCGTCCGGAGCAGGCTTGAGCACCCAGCCGGCAGCGAAGCTCAGCAGGGCGATGGCAGTGGCGACAACGGGTTTCATGGGACTAATGGACACGATAAAAGCGCCGCCGCCCGCAAAATTCGTCGGTTTCAGGCTTCGCGGATCTCCTTCACCGCCAGCGCCATGTCCGGCGCGCGGAAGGTCGACGAGCCGGCCACCATCACATTCGCCCCGGCTTTCGCGCAACGGGCCGCGGTCAGCGCGTCAATCCCGCCGTCCACCTCGATGTGGTAGCTAAGACCATGCTCCTCCCGCCATTTCGCCGCCATTTCGATCTTCGGCAGCACTTCCGCCATGAAGGACTGACCGCCGAAACCCGGCACCACCGTCATGCACAGCAGCAGGTCGATCTGGTCCAGATACGGCACCACCGCCTCGAAAGGAGTCGCCGGATTCAGCGCCAGCCCCGCCTTGCAACCGGCGTGGCGGATCGCCCGCAGCGTCGCCGCCACATCGTGATCTGCCTCCACGTGCACGGTGATCAGGTCGGACCCCGCCGCCACGAACCGCGGCAGGAAATGATCCGGCCGCGAGACCATCAGGTGCACATCCAGGTAAATGTCGTTCGTTTCATGGACCGCCTGCACCACCGCCGGACCGAAGGAAATATTGTCCACGAAGTGGCCGTCCATCACGTCCAGATGGATCCAATCGGCCCCGGCATGGATGGCGCGGGTCACTTCCTCGCGGATGCGGGAAAAGTCGGAAGCGAGCAGGGAGGGAGAAATGACGCGGTCGCGGCAGGTCGGCGGAATCACGGCCGGAAGGTGCAGCCGCCCGGCCGCAGTGCCAAGCGCCAAGAACGGCAGACGCGACACCCGAAAGCCGGAATTCCCGCCATTCCCCGGACCCTCCTTTGACCCTTTCCGCGTCATCCGGCACATCATCCGGTCACGGGCGGGATTCTGGTCGTCTCGGGGGTTGCATTTCCCGCCCCCACGGTCCATTTCCCTCCCGCCCCAAGCCATTCC
Coding sequences within it:
- a CDS encoding xanthine dehydrogenase family protein molybdopterin-binding subunit, which gives rise to MNTTSLGRRRFLASTGGLVLGFFVPLPKRAAAADSPPGKPAALPAPNAFLRIGADGRVTVLLAHSEMGQGIWTTLPMLIAEELDADWSKVSAEHAPAAPQYAHTAFGMQMTGGSTSTHSEFDRYRQVGAMAKAMLVQAAATKFKVKPDDCRTENGFVISGDKRASYGELAQDAARLPLPGNVTLKDPKDWKIIGKATKRLDCPDKINGTAIFGIDVHFEGLLTAVVARPPGFGASVKSFDATAAKKIPGVREVVQVPSGIAVVADHFWAAKLGRDALKVEWNPGPPLDSATILEEFRKLAATEGAVAAQAGDLPAAKGTRTIDAEFFVPYLAHATMEPLNATARITGDKVEIWAGTQFQTMDQQLAAKAAGVEPSQVEVHTTFLGGGFGRRANPTCDFVTDAVHVAKAVKQPVKVMWTREDDIRGGYYRPAFLHRASITLDESGMPVGWKHTIVGQSILAGGPFEAAMVKNGIDATSVEGVSDSPYLKSVPNHRVDLHSPKYPITVLWWRSVGHSHTGFVMESLIDELAQAAGKDPVEYRRALLKDHPRHLAALNLAAEKSGWGKPLPEGHFHGIAVHESFGSTVAEVAEVSVSKDGIPKVHKVTCAIDCGLAVNPDGVKAQMESGIIFGLGAVLHSEITLEKGTVKQRNFHDYQVARMHEGPLIETHIVPSTEKMGGAGECGVPPLAAAVCNAIAAATGKRVRELPVRQLA
- a CDS encoding GNAT family N-acetyltransferase; this encodes MESTLPAQIESDRLIIRVARPGDGAVFHEAITESLAQLAPWLGWVTPPPTPEDSENSCRRAHERFLRNEDLMAFFFLKDGRTLVGGSGLHDANWDLRHFEVGYWGRSSFSGKGLITEGVRALADHALHLLGATRVFLTTDTLNVQSWKLAERAGFELEGILRNDRRNLSGGLRDTRVYSRIRRP
- a CDS encoding GNAT family N-acetyltransferase encodes the protein MSTTPPHDLNPLGQPVGFPVTGWTPPPPPSSDPMEGRFCRLEKLDANRHAASLYAANSHDSEGRMWTYLGYGPFESEDSYRTWVDEVSQKSDPLFFAIVDRQSGQAIGVASYLRIDPRAGSIEVGHIAYSPLLQGTTIATEAMFLMMQRAFDLGYRRYEWKCDTLNAPSRAAALRLGFTFEGIFRQAIIVKGRNRDTAWFSITDQEWPSHREAFHRWLDPANFDERGKQFTKLSASAST
- a CDS encoding RecQ family ATP-dependent DNA helicase; the encoded protein is MPAVPAKVLVQTPLEALKKHFGHGGFLDGQDRVIEQITSGRDGLVVMPTGGGKSLCYQLPALCFEGVTLVVSPLIALMKDQVDALVAKDIPATLINSTVPWEEQKERLDGMRTGKWKLVYVAPERFRAESFLSALKGVEVSLFAVDEAHCLSQWGHDFRPDYMRLGKALDKIGRPQCVALTATATPVVRADILEVLKLREPFEVVSGFSRPNLSLAITAVEKKQQKYDRIRDIIGAHKTGIIYCATRKKVEEVAEVLASWRLKSVAYHGGMSDAERSDAQNIFLAKKADVAVATNAFGMGIDRSDVRFVIHFEVPGSVEAYYQEAGRAGRDGEAASCELLFNYADTRTQEFFIDGANPSAQTIREVYQYLLNSADKEYEIHRSIEDIAEGAGVGNSMSVSSVLATLARAGYIERFDVPGKRMRGTRLKKPDVFARALEIDEEALEEKDRRDRDKLKSMVELCYSRVCRQQWILAYFGEEDAEPCGTCDICRSEESHERRAPDAEEELIVRKALSGVARMSRKSAHGWEGKFGRGKIVQMLCGSRSQEILSGGLDQLSTYGMLKTQGTGYLNALFRAMGDVGLVRVDSGEYPLLTLTELGEKVMRGAAKYRLAWPPPSASSGHVESLSDQGFDGKLFAALRDLRAGIAKRESVPPYVIFSNKTLEALCRYRPKTTQEGMAVPGIGESKAQRYLPVFLEVLREWQ
- the dgt gene encoding dGTP triphosphohydrolase produces the protein MPNRFYGAFDTERFSGKTDAADFRTPFQIDRDRVLHTPAFRRLQNKTQVFWSGEYDFYRTRLTHSLEVAQIGRSICHWLQSRGELLSEDFFIDPDLVEAACLSHDLGHPPFGHAGERTLNHLMAPYGGFEGNAQTLRMLTERIFSARRTGMDPSRAFLDAVLKYKSLWSELKSGDKLPEHHFLYDFQHAWLDWAMAGNDFPAELPPGKARDSFKSIECQVMDWADDTAYSLNDLADSVRAGFLRIERIEAWAEKHGESVGEGSPLGELIASIRKRKVDPFVGKRIGKYIRAATLTTDANFLSAASNRYRFRLVVDPEVKAESKLFKKLAFEVVFLSPQLKQLEHKGNHLLHGLWDVLIKRYVTSDNIDGQSFQLLPEDAASEIEQADGEEKKARLVCDFLAGMTDGYAARMYKRLFTPDFGSIGDLIG
- a CDS encoding peptidylprolyl isomerase; this encodes MPRVNGEPVDPALIEDTFIRLKAEAELASEVSCCERDDEFRERAEEEVIDGILLAQEAERRVPEPSADEARAAFEDTLREWRRHGASWDLLDAQRESLRAETISNLRMQRFTDSLWKELPELTYDDLRTWYGENLVRFRTPAAAKVLHLVRFPEGADPWDDYAAMLDFRRRALEGEDFAELAVGNTQKKGGEIDLGWIDQQRLLNPFEAMLFSLREGEISPVFHYEQAYHLVKVTEARVASVQPFEEVAEGIREEVERARRLQVLKDLAAELRAKAVIERD
- the rpe gene encoding ribulose-phosphate 3-epimerase; translation: MIPPTCRDRVISPSLLASDFSRIREEVTRAIHAGADWIHLDVMDGHFVDNISFGPAVVQAVHETNDIYLDVHLMVSRPDHFLPRFVAAGSDLITVHVEADHDVAATLRAIRHAGCKAGLALNPATPFEAVVPYLDQIDLLLCMTVVPGFGGQSFMAEVLPKIEMAAKWREEHGLSYHIEVDGGIDALTAARCAKAGANVMVAGSSTFRAPDMALAVKEIREA